The Gossypium hirsutum isolate 1008001.06 chromosome D02, Gossypium_hirsutum_v2.1, whole genome shotgun sequence region CGTTACTTTTCTttgttattataaataaataaaccgtGACATCAGATGATTCCAGGGTCTAGTGGTCAGGACATTGGACTCTGAATCCAGTAACCCGAGTTCACATCTCGGTGGAACCTCTTATctccttatttttttaaaaaattgtcaatTCTAATTGTTATTAACGGATCTTTCAATGGAATCCATGTTTGTCTGTTTATCTCCTTTGTATCTTTCAATGGAATAGTAATGCATGTCTGTTTGTTTAtatcctttatatatatatatgtgtgtgtgtgtgtggataCACTTGTATCACCAATTTCATGACCATATAAATAACACTCTTTTTCTCAATTTGTAATCCAAACAATTTacataacaaaaaaaacaaagatcAATTACAGATTGAACTGTAAAAAGCTTGTCTTAAACCCTGAAAACAAGCTGTCGAAAATCGAATCTGAAAAAAAACAATCGTATATGTGCATATTGGAATCCCGATTTACCTTGTCGGGTACCAGCCAAAAGGTCTCATtaacaaaaaagaataaaagaaacaaaataaatctTATCTGCTAGTTACGACGGGAGTCTTTCGGTTTCTTGTGGTGGTGGCTCGGGGAATATGAATATCTCCTTCGAATGGTGTTTATGGGAAGATGTATGGTCGGCTCCACCTTCAGCTCTAGTGGTGGAGGCTGCTATATCGGAAGAGCTTCGAAGCCAGCTACCGAAAAGAGCAGCGTTCCATGAACCTCTAGAGGATGTTGTTCTAAGCCTTGCGGAGCTTGAATGATCCTCCCTAACTACCCTTAATGGATTTTCCAAAGCTTTGAGAATGTATCTCATTAGGGGTCGCCTAGACGGTTTCAAGTTGAGACATGATCTAGCCATGATGGCCATGGCCCAGACTTCTTCCAATAGATCCTCGTCCACGAGAAGAGACGGGTCTAAAATTTTTGTCACAAGTTCTTTATCATATATACTGATATATGGTAGTGTTTGTTCTAACCATTCCTTCATCTCGgtttcacttgatgcattcatgtcTAAGTTACCAGTTACCAGTCCAAGTAAAACCATCCCGAAGCAGTAAACATCATATGCACATAATGCCGTAGAAGAATCTAgccattttacaaataaaaaaggaaatttcAGCAAAAGCTCAAGGATATCACGGCAATAGGTGCTGGTTCCTATACATGCGACCATATAAGAGATGGAACAAACACATTGGGCCTAATACGATAAGAAATCAATGAATGGTGATCGAGATCTAAATAAGCTTGAACTTTTACAAACAAAAAGTACACGTACCTGAAGAACCCCGTTCCGGCGATGACCTGCATGCAACAAAGAAAAGCTGTATGAAACCCTTTATCAAGTAAAACTTGATAGATTTTGTTCGGaacaataaaaattcaaaaacaggAACGTAGATAAATTCATCATGTGAACAAGGACGACCCTACAGAATACTCACCGTGGCAACTGCAGTAATCTTGTAATTCCATTTTGACGGCCATCGTCTTCTTGAAGACAGAACTTGGTCAAGCTCCCTAGTCGTACTTCAAATTTATCATCGAGGAGTATACTACTAGCTCGAACATCTCTTCAACAACATAAAAAAGAACATATTGTTGATACAAAGCAGATTTATAAACACGGAAACATACAAAATCTTCATCATACGATAGTTTGCCTACATAAAGCGCAACTAAATTCGGAAATTTAAGCATAAAAAAAGGGAAGCTGAAAAAAATACCTATGGACGATCGGTGGTGTGCATTCATGATGAAGATAAGAAAGGCCTTCGGCAGCTCCTATAGCGATTTTCAATCTTGTTATCCAATCTAACGACTGTAAACCATCAGTTTCTGAATTGATTTTCCTGTACAAAGAACTCAACAAGTCCCCGTTCGGCATATATTTATAAACCAATAATTTTTCGTTCTCTTTCTCCAAGCAGTGTCCCAATAGGGGAACCAGTCGTGTATGCGTAAATCTGTTAAAGAAATCCAATTCTGATAAGTACACTTCCTTTTTAATCGATTGCAAATCAACCCTTTTGATGACAACAGGAAGCCCACTTTCTAAGATACCCTTGAAGAGATCCCCAGAATGGCCGTGCTTGATGAGGTTCGCTTCAGTGAAATTACCGGTGGCTTGAAGAAGTTGCTGATACGTAAATAGATCACCTAGGCTCGAAAAATTAATAGCTAATCCAGGCGAAGGAGGTGTTGTTTCAGCACAGACTTGTCCTACATCAATCCCTCTATGACTTACTCTCCTTCGTGTATGGACACGTAGGACTAGCAATAGAAACAACGTTAGTAGCATGATAAATCCGGCTCCGCCTAAAACCGCAGCCAATATAATTCTATTTCTGTTGCTGTTACTCTTCCCACTTTCGGGAGGTGGAGGCCCGAAATTATCGAAACTCAGGCCCCTCTCGCCATAGAATGATACACAATCTGTCAAAGTCCTCTGATTTGACACGTTTTGGAGACAATTAGTACCGAGAGATGCATTGCCAAGCACAAAATCTGGAACACTGCCTTCAAAATAGTTTTCCGACAAATTCATAGAACTGAACCGTCTGAGTACAGTCGTGAGACTTCCATAAAACTTGTTCCCGGAAATGTCGAGTACTGCAGCAGTGGCATTATCATACGAAGCAAAATTCGGCAGCTCGGTGGTGAAGTTATTCTGAGAGATATCGAGCAGGTTCAACCCTGATATTGACCATATTACTTCAGGGAGTTCACCAGTGAAACTATTGTTTCTAAGGACTATAACCTGCAACAAACTTGGAGATCGGAACAAATTGACCGGCAACAACCCAGTGAGACCGTTGTTCCCTAAGACCATTCTCTGCAAATTCCGTAAACCACTAAGATCCTCCGGTACCAACCCTGACAAACTGTTACTGCTGAGATCAAGGTCAACCAAGCTATCGAGGTCACCAAGTTGTGCAGGTATCGAAAACCTTAAACTATTGCTAGAAAGATTCAAAATTTGTAGTTGCGAAAGTGCCCCAATGCCAGGAGGAATCGACCCGGTAAGCAAATTATTCGAAAGATCAAGAACTGAAAGGCTTAACAATCGACCCAAACTCGAAGGAATCGCCCCGGTAAGCCTATTATCCGACAAATACAGAATACTCAAGTTACTCAAATTCCCAATACTCGAAGGTATAACACCAGTGATATTACAAGACCTGAGATCCAACACTTGTAGTGTCAACAACCGTCGGCCAAACCAATCCGGGATCGAACCAGGAAGCAAGAACTTAGAGGCATTAAAAGAGACCAAACGCGTAAAATTCACAAGGGAATCGACGGCAAACCGCGGGTTTTGTGTACCGACAGTTGTCCTTCTAAACCCGGATATGTTAATCCCAAAAACACTACCGTTTTCACATCGTATACCATTCCAACTCGAACAAGGATCAACTTTTCTAGGCCAATCCCTACTTTTAAGCCCCAAAGATGATCTAAGTTCAAACAAAGCTGTAAACTCGATACTCGAACTCAGTCGCTGCTCGACTGTAGGCTTGAACAACAGCGACAACAACAAtagataaaataaaactaaagctACCCCTATATTTCTCTGATCCACCATGGCtcataaaaccctaaacccaattctcatattatctTCTATACATAATATGCAATgagaatttaacaaaaataaaagaactaataataaaaataatttcttactTAGAACCCAATAAAGCTCTTACCTTGCTACACAAAAACTCatactttttctttttggtcCAAATCTCTATCAACTTTTCTTCATCTACTTTGTGTGTGTGCCTGTGTGTgttttttaatttctcaattctttcagttgacaaaatagacaaaaatgaaagtttgaatcaataattagtaaaaaaatcttaattaattaattaatcaatcaaGGTTGGTCAAAAACTAAAGTGGTGGACTTTGAACACTCTGTCTCTTTCCTTTTCAAGCACTGACAAATCAACTTAtcataaagaaaaatagaaactttCAGAGAAATAGCAATAAAAAAATAAGGTAAtaaattaaacaaggaatagtaaaagaGATTGAACCGGTGATGGGGATTGAAATCTGAACCGGTGGCACCATTTTCGTCTCACGACAGAACCAGGTCCGGCGCCGTTAATCTCGTTTAAAGCCGGTTATATAACCAAAGCTTCAAACATTACATTCTCTGtcttttttttcattgtttttgtAAGAAAAAAAGGGATTTTTTTCGTGAATTCTTTAAGCTGAATTTGTTTACGGAAACTCACTTTACTGCTAATTGTTGACCCAAAAAAATACAGAAAGATCCTAATTTTTTAACAGTTGTTTTGGTGCTGGAATTATCTGTTCTTGCTATTTAAGCAAACACGTTTTACTTTTCCTTAAATTTTTTGGGTAAAATTTGGTTTTAGTCCCTTTATTATGCTCAAGTTTAGTTCTAATCCCTGtattttaaattctcaattttttttcctttaaaaatattactttcaactcattttattgttttataattaattataaatataaaaataattttattttaataattaaatttaaataaaaattatttttattaaaattttaaacaataaaatatgtcTTTTGGGTAAACCAAGTTTAAGCTCTagtctgaatttttttttggaataaccCTCGACCGTAGTTCATGAGCACCTTTAATtggaataatttttatatatatataatatattaatattttaattatttagactaataatattataatagtagtaaatgtaaaaatgtaattattaaaattgtaattacATCTTCTCGTAattataagaaattttaatgccatcaaattggaaaattttaattacattttgaaacataaattaaagccaggtattaaaaatttaaaatatactcaatttagtgaaatttattgttaataatatttataaaatgtattGCAATTAcatccaaatttatttatttttaaccctattttgaattttattcaagTTTTTTAGTCAATGCAAGGAGTAGGTGGTTGTGAGATTTTTGCTTgcttgaattatttatttatttatttatcttaaatataTTCTTATTGAATATACATCTTTCCTTTGACTAAGTTTAATCTTTTTGTTGGGTTTTGATAATGATGAGATAATGGAATAATTTATTCATATTCAAACTCta contains the following coding sequences:
- the LOC107908781 gene encoding probable LRR receptor-like serine/threonine-protein kinase At2g16250, with protein sequence MVDQRNIGVALVLFYLLLLSLLFKPTVEQRLSSSIEFTALFELRSSLGLKSRDWPRKVDPCSSWNGIRCENGSVFGINISGFRRTTVGTQNPRFAVDSLVNFTRLVSFNASKFLLPGSIPDWFGRRLLTLQVLDLRSCNITGVIPSSIGNLSNLSILYLSDNRLTGAIPSSLGRLLSLSVLDLSNNLLTGSIPPGIGALSQLQILNLSSNSLRFSIPAQLGDLDSLVDLDLSSNSLSGLVPEDLSGLRNLQRMVLGNNGLTGLLPVNLFRSPSLLQVIVLRNNSFTGELPEVIWSISGLNLLDISQNNFTTELPNFASYDNATAAVLDISGNKFYGSLTTVLRRFSSMNLSENYFEGSVPDFVLGNASLGTNCLQNVSNQRTLTDCVSFYGERGLSFDNFGPPPPESGKSNSNRNRIILAAVLGGAGFIMLLTLFLLLVLRVHTRRRVSHRGIDVGQVCAETTPPSPGLAINFSSLGDLFTYQQLLQATGNFTEANLIKHGHSGDLFKGILESGLPVVIKRVDLQSIKKEVYLSELDFFNRFTHTRLVPLLGHCLEKENEKLLVYKYMPNGDLLSSLYRKINSETDGLQSLDWITRLKIAIGAAEGLSYLHHECTPPIVHRDVRASSILLDDKFEVRLGSLTKFCLQEDDGRQNGITRLLQLPRSSPERGSSDSSTALCAYDVYCFGMVLLGLVTGNLDMNASSETEMKEWLEQTLPYISIYDKELVTKILDPSLLVDEDLLEEVWAMAIMARSCLNLKPSRRPLMRYILKALENPLRVVREDHSSSARLRTTSSRGSWNAALFGSWLRSSSDIAASTTRAEGGADHTSSHKHHSKEIFIFPEPPPQETERLPS